The Armatimonadota bacterium genome includes the window TCGTCCCGCGCCGAACAGTTCACTGGCATCAGTCTGGAAAGGCGGCGCCGGTGAGAACTGCTGTATCCATCGTCAAGTGCGAAGACTACACGCCGTCGAACGTCCTCCGGGCCGTTAGGGAAGCGGTTGACCTTATAGGCGGCATCGAGCGGTTCGTCACGTTCGGCGAGAAGGTGCTCATCAAGCCCAACCTGCTGTCCCCTCATCCGCCGGAACACGCCGTCACTACGCATCCCGCTGTCGTCGAAGCGGTCGTAGGCCTCGCGGCCGCGTCCGGAGCCAGGTGCGTGATCGGCGACTGCCCCTCGATCCGCGCCGACACTCCGGTGGGCTACGAGCATCTCCTGAGAGTCACCGGCATGGCCGACGTTCTGCAGCGAACCGGGGCGACCTCGCTCCGCTTGGACGAACGCCGAATGGAGCGCGAGGTACCCGATGCCCGAGTCTTTCGCAGCATAACGCTGACCGAGGCTCTCAATGGTGGAGAGGCTCTGATCAGTGTCTGCAAGTTCAAGACTCACGAGCTGACGCTTCTCTCGGGAGCGGTCAAGAACCTCTTCGGCCTGATTCCGGGGCGTCGCAAGTTGCAGTACCACCTTCAGGCGGGCAGCAATCCCGAGATGTTCGCTCAGATACTCGTGGACCTGCTTCGAGCGGTCCGGCCGACTCTCTCGATCATGGACGGCATCGTCGGCATGGACGGGCAGGGTCCGGCTGCCGGTCGGAGGCGCACCTTCGGCGTGATCATCGCATCGTCCGATCCGGTCGCGCTCGATGCGGTCGCCTGCGCGGCCGCTGGCGTCGATCCGATGGAGATTCCTACTCTCAGGCTCGCGCATGAGCAGGGGGTCGGTGTCGCCGATCTCTCGCAGATACAGGTCGTCGGTGCTGCGGTGAGCGAAGTGCGCATCGAGGACTTCCTCATGCCTCCCAGAGGGGATATCGTGAGCCGCCTGCCGAAACCTCTATATCGGATGCTCCGCAACCAGTTGGTGCGCAAGCCTGTCTTCATTCGGAAGAGGTGCTCCGGCTGCCGGAGCTGTGTGAAGACCTGCGCGGTTGAGGCCATAGCCGGGAAGGGTAAGAACCTGCGGGTTGACTACGCGGCGTGTATTCGGTGTTACTGCTGCCAGGAAGTGTGCCCCGAGCAGGCGATCAGACTCGCGATGAGCCCGCTCAGGAGTTTCGTCGAGGCCGCGCGGCGGGTCAGGAGGAAACTGCGGCGCCTGTTCCGAAGTGAAGCATCCGTTGGAAAGTGAGTCTAATGATTGTATCCAGTCTCGTATCCGAGAGGAGAGTGCCATGAAGAAAGTGCTTCTGCTGTTCATCGTTTCATTGATCGCCTTCACCCCGGTGTTCGCGGCCGGGACTGCCGGTGAGCCGAAGGATGTCGAGCTTACCGTCTACAATCAGAACTTCGCCCTCGTCAAGGAGCAGAGGGAGATGACCCTGACACAGGGGATCAACTACGTCTCCGTGCTGGATGTCGCGTCTCAGATCGAGCCGACGTCCGTCGCCTTCAAGTCGCTCACCGATCCCGAGGGTGTCGTCGTCCGCGAGCAGAACTACCAGTACGATCTGGTCAGCCCCGACACGATCCTGAACAAGTCGATCGGCAAGAAGGTGAAGATTCGCCGGATTGTCGAGGGCAGAGTCGTCGAGCAGGATGGGGTCCTTCTTAGTTCCGCACAGAACGGTCGGGTCATCCAGACCGCGACCGGCATACTCCTCGACCCGTCGGGCGAGATCGAGGTTCAGGAGCTTCCGGGCGGACTGGTGTCCACGCCGACGCTCATGTGGAAGCTCGAGGCGGACAAGGCGGGCGCGCACAACACGCAGGTCTCCTACCTGACGAACGGCGTGGGTTGGATGGCGGACTACGTGGCGGTCGTGGATCCGCTCGACAAGTTCGTGGACATCACCGGGTGGGTTACGCTGAACAACGGAAGCGGCGCGACTTACGAGAACGCATCGCTCAATCTCATGGCAGGCGACGTGCGGAGGATTCAGCCGCAGTACAAGGACTACGAGGGCGGGTTCGGCGGACTCGAGATGGCTCGAGTTGCCGCAGCTCCCCAGTTCGAGGAGAAGTCGTTCTTCGAGTACCATCTCTACACGCTTCAGGGGAAGACGACCGTCCGAGACAAGGAGACCAAGCAGATCACGCTGATGACCGCCGCGCAGGTGCCGTCGAAGAAAATCTACATCTACGATGGGCGCAAGCAGTGGTGGTGGTCCTACCGCTACGGCAACTACCGGCCCGGCGAGAGCTACGATGTGTCGGCGAACAAGAAGGTAAACGTGCTGGTCGAGATCGCCAACACCAGGGAGAACAACCTCGGTATCCCGCTCCCGAAGGGGCGCGTTCGCGTCTACAAGCAGGAAGCCGGCGCGAACCAGCATTTCGTCGGCGAGGATGAGATAGATCACACCCCGAAGGACGAGAAGATCCGCCTCTACCTCGGCGACGCGTTCGACATCGTCGGCGAGCACACGCGGGCCAACTTCCGCCGGATCAGCAACATCGAGGTCGAGGAGAGTTTCGAGATCAGCCTGCGCAACCACAAGGATGCACCGGTGACGATCACCGTCGTCGAGCATCTCTTCGGCGACTGGAGAATCCTTCAGTCGAGCCACAAGTACGAGAAGAAGGATGCCTCCACGGCCGAGTTCCTGGTCGAGGTGCCCAAGGACGGCGAGGTCAAGGTTACCTACACCGCCCGGACCAAGTGGTAGATCGGATTCGAGGATCGTCAGCGCCGGAGGGTCACTCCGGCGCTGACGGCATGTCTCCGGCCGACTAGGTTTTCCTGCCGAGCATCAGCTTCGCGTTGTCCTCGCCGCCGTTCACCAGGTATAGGAGCGGCGTCGGGCGGTCCACTCCCTCGACGAACGCCGGTCTCGCGGCCCACTTCGCCTGGGAGAACACGTTGTTGAGGTCCATCCAGTACTGCAGCCGGGCGACGCTGAGTCCCTGGATCATGTGCAGGTGGTTCGCCGGCGGGTAGTGCTTGTACTCGTTCATGCTCGCGTACTTCGGCACGACGAAGGTGTGCGGCCAAGTGGGAGTGGTACTCTGACCGAGCGCGGTCGCCAGCTTCTCAGGCACGTCGGCCGTCGTCGCCTCGTCCCAACTCAGGCCGAACATGTCGGAGAGGCTGCTGTAAGTGATCCTGCCGGCGATGCCCTCGAGTCCTCCCGGAGAGACGAATGTCACCGAGTTCCCGAGCCCGGGGAAGTACCCCTCATCCGCCAGCGGCATGCTCACCCCCGACAGTATCTCCTTCACGGAGGCGCCGGGCTTCGCCGCCCAGTCGAGCGACGCGCTGCCGGAGTTGTCTCCGTCCACCAGTCCCTTCTCGGCCCACACCTGATTCTTCGGCAGTTTCACGCCCGACTTCGCCGCCAATGCCTCCAGTTCCCAGCGCTCCCAGACCTTGCGGAAGTCCATGAAGAGGGGCGGATTCCCGCCGGTGAGGGCGCTCATGAAGAGCATCGTGAGCAGGCCCTGTACGTCGGCCTCCGTCGCGAACGGAATCGGGACCTTCCGTCCGTTGTGATCGAACGTCGAGTTGAAGAACGACTCCATTGCGTCGGCTACGGGCAGGGGGATGCCCCGCGCGTCCGATCCCCACTCCAGCTGGCTCATGAAACCGCCGCCGACCGCGTTCAGGTCGCGCATCAGGTCGCGGGTGATGAGGTAGAGCGCGAGGCTCCGATCGAATCGCTCCGAGTCGGCTTGGTCGCGGAGTTCCAGCCTCTCCCCGACATGCCGGTCAATGAACGCGCGAAACGCCTTCAGTTCCTTCGGATCGTAGCCCTCCTTCTGAAGCATGTCAGCCAGGAGCTTCATGTCGAGCCTTGTGATCTCGATGCCGAACTGCCTGCGAGTGGGAAGAATGTGCGCCAGCGCCGTCTCCATGCCCATCGAGTCGTGTCCGAAGACCACCACGCGGCTGCCCTTCAACGCCTGGGTTGCTACGGCCGCCGAAGCCCAGTCCGTGAGCGCCTGCGCGGTCTGGTCGGTCATGACGGGCTTGAGGCCGGAATCAGGCCATGTGCCGACGTTCAGGTGGGAGAGCCTGCCGTACTGGGCGAGCGCGCCGTTCACCGCGTGCGCGAAAACGACTCCCGGTTTCGGCCCGCTGTTCCCGCAGGTGAAGTTTATCGGCGTGTCCTTCGGAAACTGCTGGAGGAGTGATATCACGCTGAGTTGAGGAAATGCCCATGTGTCGGGCGTGCAGACGAGCACCCGGACGCCTGCGTCCTGAAACTGTGCGGCGACCGCATCAGCCTGCTTTTCTCCATCAACCAGTATCGGTGTGTAGACGACCCGGGCGGGCGAGCCGTCGGGCATCTTGACCCCGCCGGCAAGTGCGTCCGCGGCCATCCTGACGATGTTCCGGCATCGCTGGCGGCTGTCTTTGTCAATGCGGGGGTCGCCCGCGCAGAAGACCCCTATCGCGGGAGTGTTCTTCTCCATCCTAGCGGCGCTGTCCGCGAGCGCTGTTGCCTTTGCCATGATAAGTCCCCATGAGGTTGAAATCGGTCTCGGCCATTCTATCAGATGGATATACCCCTGGCAACCCGATGTAGTTGGAACAGATGCGTCGGATTCCGAGTCAAACCAACTGGCGCATGGCAAATCCCGTATTCACCGGGTTCGTCTCGGACTGACGGCGAAAGCCGCTCGACATGGTATAATATCATGTAGGAAGACCTGTGCGTCCTGCCAGGAGGTATCCCCGATGTTCCGCGCAAAGAGAAGCATCCTTTTCCTGATGATAGCCCTCTTCGGTCTGTCCGTCTCGTTTGCGGCTGCCGGCCGCGAGAGGTACAGAGACGGCGAGATACTAGTCAAGTTCAAACCCGGTGCCAGGGCGAACCTCGTGTCGGCCGCCTTGGGGGCGACGGTTCGCCGGTCCCTGCCGCGCATCGGCGTGCATCATCTTAAGCTCAAACCCGGCCGCTCCGTAGAGGACTCCGTTGCGAAGTTCCGCAAGAACCCCAATGTCGTATGGGCCGCTCCGAACCATGTATTGCGCCTTGACGCCACCATGCCCGACGACGAGTGGTTCGAGGGCCAGGAATGGTGCATCCCCGAGTTGGAGATATGCATCCCCAGCGGGGGTCAGTGGGGCCTCTACAACCCCGACGGTCGGTACGACATCCACGCGCCGGAGGCATGGGACATCGAGCAGGGCTCGGATTCAACTATTATCGCAATCGTGGACACCGGCATCCAGTCCTACCATTGGGACCTCGGCGGCAAAGTGATAGACGGGTACAATGCCCTTGATGGCTCGTCGGATACCGATGACGACCACATGCACGGCACCTTCGTCGCCAGCGTGGCGGCTGCCAATACGAACAATGCAGAAGGGGTTGCGGGGGTGGATTGGAACGCGCTCCTCATGCCGATCAAGGTGCTCGACTCGACCGGTGAGGGCGACGAGGCCGGCGCCGCGGAGGGAATCATCTGGGCCGTGGATCACGGTGCCAGGATCATCAACATGAGCTTCGGGACCTACGATCACGTGCAGGCGCTCGAGGACGCCGTGAACTATGCATGGAACGCGGGATGCTTAGTAGTCGCGGCGAGTGGCAATGACGACCTGGACGACGCAACCGATCGTCACTACCCGTCGTACTATCCGGTCTGCATCTCTGTCGGCGCGTCCAACGAGTATGACCGCCGGTGCACCTCTGCGGACTGGATACTCGGCGGCAGCAACTACGGGGATTCGCTCGACGTGTTGGCGCCCGGCAACAACATCTACGGCGCGGTCCCCGGCTACTACGATCCGTGGTTTGAGGAGTGGACCGAGTACGAGGCCATGTCGGGAACATCCGCGGCCGCTCCCTTTGTCTCCGGACTGGCGGGCCTGATCTGGGCGCACAACCCGACCTGGGATAACCGGCAGGTCCGCGATCAGATCGAGCGCACCTGCGACGACATAGGCGCGACCGGATGGGACCGATTCTCGGGGTGGGGAAGGATCAACGCATTCAGGTCCCTATCGGAGAGCCCGACCGTCTATGCAAGCATCGGCGAGGTGCTCGGTCAGTCGGACGGGGCGAATGTGAGTCTTCCCGGCAGGGTGGTCACCGCTGGAATCACTGATTTCGGCGATCGTTTCTACATCGAGGAGGCCGATCGGTCAGCGGGTGTCATGGTCTACTGCGGACCCGGCACAACCGTCGCGGCGGCGATCGGCGACCGGGTGAGAGTCAACGGCAAGCTGTCGTCGGTGAACGGCGAGCGCGCGCTGATAACCCCTTCCGTGACGCCTGACGGGACCGGTACGCTGCCCCGTCCTCTGGGGATGCCGGCTCGGGCGGTTGGCGGCGCTCTCGCGGCGTACGGCGGCGAAACGCCCGGCGTCGGTCTCTACAACTGCGGGCTGCTGGTGCGTGTCTGGGGTCGCGTCAAGTCCGTCGGCTGGAACTATTTCTACCTCGAGGATGGTTCCGGGCTGATAGACGGATCGGGATTCCAGGGACTCAAGGTGTTCGTGGGAAGCGCGCCCAAACCGGCTGTTGGTGACTATCTGTCCGTGACCGGAATCAGCTCGGTCGAGTCCCCCGAAGGCACGGGGGTTCGTCTGCCGGTGATCCGGGTGCGAAAGGCGGATGACGTGCGGAAACTCAACTAGAGCTGTCGTAGGGCGATGAAATAAGGAGGGCAGATGGCAGACTCTGGTGGCATCCGGCCGTGCGTCCCGTAGAGACGGGATTGTTTGCGTTAGCCTGAGGGAGGCTATCGAGTCTACCGCCTGCCCCTTGCGCGGTACAACTATGCTAACACAGGTTCGGCTCATCTGCTATAGGTAATTTTACCAGTTTTGGGAACACGGTGTGAACGCGTCGTCAACTCTACGGCGCCGCTCGGAGGGGACACAACCCCCGGCTGTCCTCGTCGAGCGCGAATTGCCTGCAAAGGTCGCCCAGCTTTCTGAGCGCGCTGTCCGCGGCCTCGCTGGAACCCGGACCTGAGGCGCAGAGTGACATCTCGAGCAGCGCGGTCGCTTCCTCGTGAGTGAAGGAAATGCTCTTCTCCAACAGGTGATCCCCCCTGATACTGACCGGCCTTGCCGTGATCTTGCTGTCAGACAGAGTATCGGGTCAGGGGGAATAGGCGCTTACCTGTCAGAATTCCCGGTTTCGACTCCGAGGGCATCCATGACTTCCTGAGGAAGGCTGTGAGCGTCGAGCAGTTTGCAGATGTCCCGCAGAGCCTGGCGCGCTTTGGCGGCCGAGTACACACGCATCCATCCGTCTTCCACCGCCTGGATGAACTCCTCCTCGTGCAGGATCGAGTACTGCCAGTCGGGCTCCACGTCTGCCTCGAGCACGAGTCCGACTCCCTTCCACGTCCCGTCGGCCTG containing:
- a CDS encoding DUF362 domain-containing protein: MRTAVSIVKCEDYTPSNVLRAVREAVDLIGGIERFVTFGEKVLIKPNLLSPHPPEHAVTTHPAVVEAVVGLAAASGARCVIGDCPSIRADTPVGYEHLLRVTGMADVLQRTGATSLRLDERRMEREVPDARVFRSITLTEALNGGEALISVCKFKTHELTLLSGAVKNLFGLIPGRRKLQYHLQAGSNPEMFAQILVDLLRAVRPTLSIMDGIVGMDGQGPAAGRRRTFGVIIASSDPVALDAVACAAAGVDPMEIPTLRLAHEQGVGVADLSQIQVVGAAVSEVRIEDFLMPPRGDIVSRLPKPLYRMLRNQLVRKPVFIRKRCSGCRSCVKTCAVEAIAGKGKNLRVDYAACIRCYCCQEVCPEQAIRLAMSPLRSFVEAARRVRRKLRRLFRSEASVGK
- a CDS encoding DUF4139 domain-containing protein, which produces MFAAGTAGEPKDVELTVYNQNFALVKEQREMTLTQGINYVSVLDVASQIEPTSVAFKSLTDPEGVVVREQNYQYDLVSPDTILNKSIGKKVKIRRIVEGRVVEQDGVLLSSAQNGRVIQTATGILLDPSGEIEVQELPGGLVSTPTLMWKLEADKAGAHNTQVSYLTNGVGWMADYVAVVDPLDKFVDITGWVTLNNGSGATYENASLNLMAGDVRRIQPQYKDYEGGFGGLEMARVAAAPQFEEKSFFEYHLYTLQGKTTVRDKETKQITLMTAAQVPSKKIYIYDGRKQWWWSYRYGNYRPGESYDVSANKKVNVLVEIANTRENNLGIPLPKGRVRVYKQEAGANQHFVGEDEIDHTPKDEKIRLYLGDAFDIVGEHTRANFRRISNIEVEESFEISLRNHKDAPVTITVVEHLFGDWRILQSSHKYEKKDASTAEFLVEVPKDGEVKVTYTARTKW
- a CDS encoding S8 family serine peptidase translates to MFRAKRSILFLMIALFGLSVSFAAAGRERYRDGEILVKFKPGARANLVSAALGATVRRSLPRIGVHHLKLKPGRSVEDSVAKFRKNPNVVWAAPNHVLRLDATMPDDEWFEGQEWCIPELEICIPSGGQWGLYNPDGRYDIHAPEAWDIEQGSDSTIIAIVDTGIQSYHWDLGGKVIDGYNALDGSSDTDDDHMHGTFVASVAAANTNNAEGVAGVDWNALLMPIKVLDSTGEGDEAGAAEGIIWAVDHGARIINMSFGTYDHVQALEDAVNYAWNAGCLVVAASGNDDLDDATDRHYPSYYPVCISVGASNEYDRRCTSADWILGGSNYGDSLDVLAPGNNIYGAVPGYYDPWFEEWTEYEAMSGTSAAAPFVSGLAGLIWAHNPTWDNRQVRDQIERTCDDIGATGWDRFSGWGRINAFRSLSESPTVYASIGEVLGQSDGANVSLPGRVVTAGITDFGDRFYIEEADRSAGVMVYCGPGTTVAAAIGDRVRVNGKLSSVNGERALITPSVTPDGTGTLPRPLGMPARAVGGALAAYGGETPGVGLYNCGLLVRVWGRVKSVGWNYFYLEDGSGLIDGSGFQGLKVFVGSAPKPAVGDYLSVTGISSVESPEGTGVRLPVIRVRKADDVRKLN